The window GCGTCCACTGGATCCTCGGCGGCGTGCCGAAGGCGGGCGGCATCGAGGCGCTGGCCCCGCTCTTCGACCGCGTCGCGCGCGCCTACCTGATCGGCGAGGCGGCGGACGCCTTCGCGTCGACGCTGCGCGGCCGCGTGCTCAGCCGCCGCTGCGGCACGCTGGAGCGGGCGGTCGCCGCGGCGGCCGAGGACGCCCGGCAAGCTTCCGGTAACCAAACCGTGCTGTTCTCCCCTGCCTGCGCCTCCTTCGACCAGTTCCGGAACTTCGAGGCGCGGGGCGACGCCTTTCGGGCGCTCGTTCAGAAATCGAAGATCTGACGCATTCACGGCCGGCCACGGTGTCCGTCTTCACCCTCCCTCATCCTGAGCAGGGGCCGGAGGCCCCGTGTCGAAGGACGCAGGGGCCCTCCGCAGGCGCGGCGAGGTGCTGCCTCCTTCGACACGGGGCGCTCCGCGCCCTGCTCAGGGTGAGGGAGAGAAGGATGGACGCCTCCCCACCGGCGCGCTTTGGCAGGAGCCCCGCATGATCTCGCGCGCCGAACGCTCAATCTTCGCAGACTGGTGGTGGACGGTCGACCGCTGGCTCCTCGCCGCCATCGGCCTCCTCATCGTGCTCGGCATCGTGCTCACCATGGCGGGCAGCCCGCCCGTGGCCGAGCGGCTGGGCCTCTCGACCTTCTTCTTCGTCCATCACCAGGTCATGTTCCTGGTGCCCTCCGTCTGCCTGATGCTGGCGACCTCGTTCCTCGCCCCGCGCGACGTGCGGCGCGCCGGGCTCGTGGTCTACCTCGGCGGCCTGGCGCTGATCGCCTGCGCGCTGATGTTCGGCCACGAGGTGAAGGGCGCGCGCCGCTGGATCTTCGGCATCCAGCCGTCCGAGTTCGTGAAGCCCGCCTTCGTGATCATCGCCGCCTGGGCGTTCTCGGAGGGGGCGCGGCGCCGCGACGTGCCGGGCAACCTCATCGCGCTCGCCCTGCTGCCGCTCACCATCGTGCCGCTGATCCTCCAGCCCGACTTCGGGCAGACCATGCTGATCTCGCTCGTCTGGGCGGCGCTGTTCTTCATGGCCGGGCTGCACTGGTTCTGGGTCGGCGGCATCGGCGGCATGGGCGCTTTCAGCGTGGTGGTGGCCTACAAGTTCGTGCCCCACGTGCGCGACCGCATCACCCACTTCCTCGATCCGTCGAACGGCCCCGGCGCGTCCGACACGTTCCAGGTCGACACGGCCGTGGAAAGCTTCGTGTCGGGCGGCTGGCTCGGCAAGGGCCCGGGCGAGGGCACGGTGAAGCGCGTCCTGCCCGACGCCCACACGGACTTCATCTTCGCCGTCACGGGCGAGGAGTTCGGCCTGCTGTTCTGCATGTTCCTGGCCGGCGTCTTCGCCTTCATCGTGCTGCGCGGTCTGCTCCTGTCGTCGCGCAACGACGATCCCTTCTGCCGCTTCGCCACCGCGGGACTCGTGATCCTGTTCGGCATCCAGAGCTGCATCAACATGTCGGTGAACCTGCACCTCATGCCCGCCAAGGGCATGACGCTGCCCTTCATCTCCTACGGCGGCTCGTCGATGATCTCGCTGGCGCTCGCCATGGGGTTCCTGATCGCCGTGACGCGCAAGCGCCCCCGCGCCGCCGTGATGGACCCGGTGCCCTACCGCCGCGGCGAGGAGCCGGACGGCGCCTACGGATCGGAGGCGGCGTGAGCCCCTTGGACAGCCCCGTCCTCCTCGCCGCCGGCGGCACCGGCGGCCACCTGTTCCCGGCGGAAGCGCTGGCCCGCGCCCTGGCGGCCCGCGGCGTCGCGGTCGAGCTGATGACCGACGACCGCGCCCTGCGGTACGGGGTCGACTTCCCGGCGCGGGCGCTGCACGCCGTGCCGTCCGCGACCCCGCGCAACGGCTCGCCTGTCGCCAAGGCCGCCGCCGCCGGGCAGCTGTCGCGCGGCGTGCTGGCGGCGTGGCGCACCATCGGCCGCATCCGCCCCTCGGTCGTGGTCGGCTTCGGCGGCTACCCCACCGTGCCGCCCATCGTGGCGGCCTCGATCCGCGCCGTGCCGATCGTGCTGCACGAGCAGAACGCCGTGATGGGCAAGGCCAACCGCTTCGTGGCCAACCGCGCGGCGCGCATCGCCACCGGCTTCCCCGAGCTCGGCAAGGTGCCGGACGCCGTGGCCCGCAAGGCGAGCTTCACCGGCAACCCGGTGCGCCCGGCGGTAGTCGAGGCGTCGCACCGCGCCATGCCGGACCTCGCGCCCGGCGGGACCGTGTCGCTGCTCGTCACCGGCGGCTCGCAGGGCGCCCGCGTGATGTCCGACATCGTGCCGGCCGCGGTCGCCCTGCTCGACGCCGGCGAGCGCGCCCGCCTCCACATCGTCCAGCAGGCGCGCGGCGAGGACGAGGCCCGCGTGCGCGACGCCTACGCGGCGCTGGGCCAGGCGGCCGACATCCAGCCCTTCTTCGCGGACCTGCCGGCCCGCATGGCGGCGGCCCACCTCGTCGTGGCCCGCGCCGGCGCCTCCACGGTCAGCGAGCTCGCCGTGATCGGGCGCGGCGCCATCCTCGTGCCCTTCCCCCACGCGCTCGACCAGGACCAGGCCTCCAACGCCGCCGTGCTCAAGGCCAGCGGGGCCGCCACGGTCCGCGATCAGTCCGCCTTCACGCCCGAATGGCTTGCGGAAGAGCTCAGGCGCGTGTTGAACGACCCCGCGGAACTGCTGGTGCGCGCCGACGCGGCGCGGCACGGCGGCCGCCCGGACGCCGCCGAGCGCCTGGCCGACCTCGTCCTCGCCGTGGCGGAGGGCAGAACTCAAGGTTGACACACGCATGAAGCTGCCGCGCGAGCTCGGGCCCATCCACTTCGTCGGAATCGGCGGCATCGGCATGTCGGGCATCGCCGAGGTGCTCAACACCCTGGGCTACCGCGTCCAGGGCTCGGACGCCGCGGAAGGCGCCAACGTCGCCCGCCTGCGCGAGAAGGGCATCGAGGTCCACATCGGCCAGCGCGCCGAGAACCTCGGCCAAGCCGAGGTGGTGGTCGTGTCGACCGCCATCCGGCGCGACAACCCCGAGCTCGCCGCCGCCCGCGAGCGGCGCATCCCCGTGGTCCGACGCGCCGAGATGCTGGCCGAGCTGATGCGCCTGCGCCAGTGCGTGGCGGTCGCGGGCACCCACGGCAAGACGACGACCACGTCCCTGGTCGCCACCCTGCTGGACGCCGGCGGCTTCGACCCCACGGTGATCAACGGCGGCATCATCAACGCCTACGGCACCAACGCGCGCCGCGGCGAGGGCGAGTGGATGGTGGTGGAGGCCGACGAGAGCGACGGCACCTTCCTGAAGCTCCCGGCCGACGTGGCCGTCGTGACCAACATCGACGCCGAGCACCTCGACCACTTCAAGACCTTCGCCGCCGTGAAGGAGGCGTTCCGCACGCTGGTCGAGAACCTGCCCTTCTACGGCTTTGCGGTGATGTGCCTCGACCACCCGGTGGTGCAGGAGCTCGTCGGCCGCATCGAGGACCGGCGCGTCGTCACCTACGGCGAGAACCCCCAGGCCGACGTGCGCCTGCTCGACATCGACCTCAAGGGCGGCGTGTCGCGCTTCAACGTCCTCGTGCGCGACCGCAAGACCGCCTCCGCGCGCTACATCGAGGACGTGGTCATGCCCATGCCGGGCCACCACAACGCCCTCAACGCGACCGCGGCAATCGCGGTGGCGTTGGAGCTCGGCGTGCCGATCGACACGATCCGCGAGGCCCTGCGCGGCTTCGGCGGGGTCAAGCGCCGCTTCACCCGCGTCGGTGAGTGGAACGGGGCCGCCATCTTCGACGACTACGGCCACCATCCGGTCGAGATCGCCGCGGTGCTGCGCGCCGCCCGCGCGTCCACGCGCGCCCAGGTGATCGCGGTCGTGCAGCCGCACCGCTATTCGCGCCTGCAGTCGCTGTTCAACGACTTCGCCACCTGCTTCAACGACGCCGACACGGTGGTGATCGCCGACGTCTACGC is drawn from Lichenibacterium dinghuense and contains these coding sequences:
- the murG gene encoding undecaprenyldiphospho-muramoylpentapeptide beta-N-acetylglucosaminyltransferase, with the protein product MDSPVLLAAGGTGGHLFPAEALARALAARGVAVELMTDDRALRYGVDFPARALHAVPSATPRNGSPVAKAAAAGQLSRGVLAAWRTIGRIRPSVVVGFGGYPTVPPIVAASIRAVPIVLHEQNAVMGKANRFVANRAARIATGFPELGKVPDAVARKASFTGNPVRPAVVEASHRAMPDLAPGGTVSLLVTGGSQGARVMSDIVPAAVALLDAGERARLHIVQQARGEDEARVRDAYAALGQAADIQPFFADLPARMAAAHLVVARAGASTVSELAVIGRGAILVPFPHALDQDQASNAAVLKASGAATVRDQSAFTPEWLAEELRRVLNDPAELLVRADAARHGGRPDAAERLADLVLAVAEGRTQG
- the murC gene encoding UDP-N-acetylmuramate--L-alanine ligase, encoding MKLPRELGPIHFVGIGGIGMSGIAEVLNTLGYRVQGSDAAEGANVARLREKGIEVHIGQRAENLGQAEVVVVSTAIRRDNPELAAARERRIPVVRRAEMLAELMRLRQCVAVAGTHGKTTTTSLVATLLDAGGFDPTVINGGIINAYGTNARRGEGEWMVVEADESDGTFLKLPADVAVVTNIDAEHLDHFKTFAAVKEAFRTLVENLPFYGFAVMCLDHPVVQELVGRIEDRRVVTYGENPQADVRLLDIDLKGGVSRFNVLVRDRKTASARYIEDVVMPMPGHHNALNATAAIAVALELGVPIDTIREALRGFGGVKRRFTRVGEWNGAAIFDDYGHHPVEIAAVLRAARASTRAQVIAVVQPHRYSRLQSLFNDFATCFNDADTVVIADVYAAGEQPIPGIDRDGLAAAVKAHGHRNVVALEGPAALAGVVRTLAKPGDYVVCLGAGNITQWAYALPGELAAGDVA
- a CDS encoding FtsW/RodA/SpoVE family cell cycle protein, whose translation is MISRAERSIFADWWWTVDRWLLAAIGLLIVLGIVLTMAGSPPVAERLGLSTFFFVHHQVMFLVPSVCLMLATSFLAPRDVRRAGLVVYLGGLALIACALMFGHEVKGARRWIFGIQPSEFVKPAFVIIAAWAFSEGARRRDVPGNLIALALLPLTIVPLILQPDFGQTMLISLVWAALFFMAGLHWFWVGGIGGMGAFSVVVAYKFVPHVRDRITHFLDPSNGPGASDTFQVDTAVESFVSGGWLGKGPGEGTVKRVLPDAHTDFIFAVTGEEFGLLFCMFLAGVFAFIVLRGLLLSSRNDDPFCRFATAGLVILFGIQSCINMSVNLHLMPAKGMTLPFISYGGSSMISLALAMGFLIAVTRKRPRAAVMDPVPYRRGEEPDGAYGSEAA